Genomic segment of Zingiber officinale cultivar Zhangliang chromosome 11B, Zo_v1.1, whole genome shotgun sequence:
CAACAACTTTTCTTTGAATGCAGATCTTAGCACGATGTATCCATATGAACACGTCATTCGTTCGTCACATGAACTAAGCCTTTGGAGAACAACTACCTTCGTGGTGATAGCTAGCCACACAAGGTGATTTGACAAAAAATGAGATCAggccaagaaggaagaagaatggAAGATCAAGAGTCACATTTTTCATCTCTTATGAAAATTCCATCAAAAtatcctatttatattcatccatgaataccaaagatttttttttctctttatatttttcttaatgagttagattattatattggattaaccattaatctaataacctaatgagtctaactcattaatctaATAATCCAAATGACTCTAACTCATTAATCCAATGTATCTAATTCGGATTGCACTCAATCCAATAAATGCTTAATCTAATGAGTGGATACatatgagtctaactcaataagtaaCCAAAAAatttaatcatctcataattgactcttaaGATTAATACCAACAAATAGAGGGGGAGCTGAGCCCCATTAGAGGCCAATCAACTTTGGGCCAATCGGGATTATTATTCGAATGGAAGCCTTACCCAGATGGAGGAGAGCTGAGTACCGATTAGAGATGATCTGATCCGCTTTGGACAAATCGACATTGGTACTCGCATAGGAGCCTTGCTTCAACTTTAACAGTCATATCATCTTCACTGTTCACCAAGGCCTCCTTGCTGTGCACCGTATCAGACATCGTAATAGACAATTGGGTGCTAAAATTATAAAGTTGAGAGAGAAATTGGATAATTTCAGAGATGAAAATTAATATATGTTTGAAATGCAATATTACAATATTTTCCCAAAAGCTCAGCCAGTAGCTAGATCCTTTGGATTACACACTCACTCAGGATACATGGGAATTTCTATTCTTCTCActgaatatttatttttatttcatcaCCAGGATCATTGTATATAAAAACagatagatttatttatttatttgtatggCCAGGTCGTGGCCATTAGGCATGGTAGCAACATAGACGATGAAGCCATCAGTCGGAAGGACGGCTTCCCCACCGGAGCTGAAAATCTGATCGAACAAGAAGCCGGCCAATTTTCCAACAATATAAGATCCCACAAATCCTCCGATTATTCCAACGGCCGTGACGAACAACGCAGTAACTGCTTCACCAGCTAACTCAGTTGCTACAGCAACTCCCACAAGCTTTCCCAAAGCTGATCCACCTTCTTTTGCAGCCCTAACTAAGGCATCTCTCGTAGCCGTTGTGATTGGGTGGTCCGACGAATACACGTCCCAGATTATCTGTCCCACATCTATCAGGAACATGGCTGCCGAACCATAATTCGGTTTCTTCCCTCGATATGTTATTGACGAAGCCTTAACTATGTCGTCTCCCTTCTCCTGATATGTTAGTGACGCAGCCTTAACTATGTCGTCTCCCTTCTCCTGCTCGGCCGATAATACACTTAGCCGGCCCGATGCCTTAATTATTGCAGCATATACCTCTAGCTTTTGTTCTACTTCTAACTTCTCAAACTGTCCTGTATACCCAAGCTTAATTTGATAACTGTATAcatacaaattaaattaaattaagaaaaagaggTGCAAAGTGAAATTAATGTTCGTCtcgttctctctctctctctatatatatatataacctcaCCTTTGAACTAGTTCCTTAAAGCCAATGCCGACGTTCCTGAGATGTCTTGAGAATTCTGCTGAAGCATAAGAGTTGAGATTCAACCTCATGTAGCTCATAACCAATTGGTCGTGTTCCTGAATGGAGTCGGTGAAATCAACCACAGCATCTCCACTCGAAGTGTCCAACTCCTCCAGCGCTTGGAAGAGTTGCTGTTGGTGAGACTTCATTTTGTCAAGATAACTACTTCGCAGAGTGTAGTTCCTGATGAGCTGAAGTGCATTGTTGAGGCAGTGCTCTGTATAACCAAGAATCTGATCGGCGATGGGCCGGCGAACACCGTCGTCCTTATACTTGATCACTATCGCATTGCAGTTATCCAGGAGTGTGTTAACGGATCCCACGTTGTCGTTGCACATCCTCAGGTAAACGTGTTGGTCCCCTAAGCTTTGGAAAGTTATGTGGTATAAGTTGTTAACTTCGTAGTTACGAATAAGCTGGGCGAGCTGCCGGAGCTTCTCATCTTTCAGGAAAACAATAACTGCAGAGGAGGCCATTATAATATAGAGAAGCAAACTAAAACTTGGGAGGGTTTTATTAAAGTGGAGGCGATATACACTTGTGCAAACGAGCTATTGAAATTTTACAAGGAAAATACTCTCACTATCTCTTCTAAACATTGTACCCCTCCTCTTTTTTTTTGATACCAAATTGCAAGAAGGTGAAGCAATATTTATAGGCCAAAAATGCCGACATGTCATTTCATGTGGCAATCATATGGCAATGACAGGACACATCATTGCGGATATTTTGGATAATATGTAGTGCCACGGAATAGCGAGGAATTCCCAATGGATTTCATATAAATCATTTTCTGATTCACCACCAAAGTATTATTGTCATGCAAAACGAAGCACCATTCTAGAACAGTGGATCCTGTCCGTTGGATTACATCTAAGGACTTCTCTTCGTTCAATTATTTTTGGGGAAGTTATTGTCACGTTGTTTTTCCCATTTCACTTCTGTATTTAATTATTAGGTGGTCCTCCCTTTCAATTATTTTCGGAGAAGTTAATGCCACGTTTTTCCcatttcaattaattaattatttatcagTAAGTGAGTGGTCCTAAATTTCAATTATTTTTGGAGAAGTTCACGTTTCACAATAATTAATTGAGCATCCAAGGAAGTTTATGTATGATCTGATTCCTCTATAAATACACGATGTTGCACACACTTCCCTACAGAGCAAtccgaagaaaaaaaaaacattttctctTGTTGATATATAGAATTAAGCATGGCGACCAACGTGTTTGGGAATCCAGTGACGGATGAAACAGTGAGATTAGTTTATCCGAACATCACTCAAATCACCGCCCGCGACAGAGCAAGAGTGGCTTTGCAGTATATGAACGCAGAAGAGAAAGCGACGAACGTGAGCATATTAATTCGGACATGACACACTTAGCGGTCatggtttttttttccttgcattaatgatgataaaattttttattttcatgagATAAATTAGTAGaattaattttttctattttcatgagATAAATTAGTAAAATTAGTTTTTCCTATTTTCATGCGTTAGTGGTATTAGTTTGTGGTGTATTTAAAGAGTCCTAGAGATATGTAGTTATTCATTCATTTGTCTCACTGTAAGAAAGTATTCTAGCAGTTATTTTCCTCCTCGCTCTATTCATTTTTCACAATAGTGAGTGTACATGTCTTTGGGTGTGATACCAACGGTTTCTAAACTAACATCTAGTATCAGAGCGAAGTTAGTATTAAACACCTAAGAATCCATGACTCCACAATAATGTCGGGTGTCCCACAAGCTGCTGTGAAGGAGAACGGCGGAGTGTCATTTCCCTATCCAATAATGCTAAGTCCTCATAATTATACTGTGTGGGCAATCGAGACAAAAGCGATTCTTGATGCCCAGGGAGTCTGAGAGGCGGTGGAGCCAATGGAAGGAGCCCAGGTGGATGCAAAGAAGGACAAAAAGGTGTGTGCATACATCTTGCAgtgtgtccccgaagacatccttctccagatcgcaaaaaaaaaaaaaagacggcAAAGGAAGTCTGGGACAGCCTCAAGATGAGGTATCTTGGTAGTGATCGGGTGAAGAAGGCACGGTTATAGACATTGAAAAGTGAGTTCGACGCCCTCCGGATGAAAGAGAACGAGacgattgatgagtttgctggcaaactcaGCACCATGAGCAGCAAGTTCTCCACTCTTAGTGTCACGCTTGAAGACTGCTCTTTGGTAAAGAAGTTGCTCGATTCTGTCCCTGATAAATTCTTTCCTATTGTTGCTGGTATTGATTAGTTCCACGACCTTGAGACAATACCATTTGAGGAGACTATAGGACGACTGAAGGCGTATGAGGAACGAGCATTACAATTACGCGACAATACCAACAGCACTGAAGGTGAGTTCCTACTTACTCATGCCACATGGCAAATGCGACAGAAGGAGAACAACAAGGACATTTCGTCAGGAGGCAAGGGGCGTGGGTCTAGGAGTCTTGGTCGTGGAAAATGGCGTGGGCATGGGCGAGGGTGCGGTCATGGCCGTGGTACACTGCGCCAAGATAGTGCAAGAGGCACTAGCAGCAACGTCAGTGACACTCGTAACAAGAACCATAAAAAGTGTTTCAATTGTGAAAAAATGAGGCATTATACGTCTGAATGCTACAACAAGTGTCGTGATgatgaggctcacctcacttgCGCCACCAATGAAGAGCCAACACTGATGATGACCGTGTCTCACGAGGAGTCTCACACTAGGCATGAGCGACAAGATACCATTCTACTCAGTGAAAAGAGGTTGCTACCAGAGATCTACCGCGACGTTAAGAAAGGAGATAAAGACGTTTGGTACCTTGACAACGGTGCCAGCAACCACATGACTGGCCATGATGAGAAGTTTCAAGAGCTAGATGAAACCATCTCCTGGAGGGTGAGGTTTGGCGATGGATCAGCTattgagatcatgggcaaggggaTGGTTGTGTTCAAATGTAAGAACGACGATTAGAAGACTATCCACGAGGTATACTACATTCTAaaactttgtagtaatatcataaATCTTGGTCAATCGACAGAAGCTGGGAATGAGGTGCATATGGAAGGAGATAccatgaaggtgattgataggagTGGGAAGCTCTTGATGCTGGTAAAGCGAACATAGAATCGCTTGTACAAGATAACCTTGAAGATATTCAAGC
This window contains:
- the LOC122034469 gene encoding uncharacterized protein LOC122034469 — translated: MASSAVIVFLKDEKLRQLAQLIRNYEVNNLYHITFQSLGDQHVYLRMCNDNVGSVNTLLDNCNAIVIKYKDDGVRRPIADQILGYTEHCLNNALQLIRNYTLRSSYLDKMKSHQQQLFQALEELDTSSGDAVVDFTDSIQEHDQLVMSYMRLNLNSYASAEFSRHLRNVGIGFKELVQSYQIKLGYTGQFEKLEVEQKLEVYAAIIKASGRLSVLSAEQEKGDDIVKAASLTYQEKGDDIVKASSITYRGKKPNYGSAAMFLIDVGQIIWDVYSSDHPITTATRDALVRAAKEGGSALGKLVGVAVATELAGEAVTALFVTAVGIIGGFVGSYIVGKLAGFLFDQIFSSGGEAVLPTDGFIVYVATMPNGHDLAIQINK